TTCCGACACGATAACTAACGCTAAGTTACCACAAATGCATGATTTTTGTCGTGTACCTTGTAGTCAATCCGTCCAGAAGTGCTCCGGTGTTTGAAGTGGTTCGTTTACATGATTTGAGTAGATGGAAGCTAACTTAGCTAGTTAACTTGCTTGGTTGGCTACAGTAGATAGCCAGGATGTTAGTTATTGATGCAGTAACCTTTCGGTATGATTTTGGTTTAGGACTTTCTCCTCGAAAGTATATATTGGACGTGTCACTCGTGTATCTAGCTAGCTACTAAATGTTACTTGTGTAGGTAGCTAAATCCAAGTAATGTAGTTCGCTAGCTACCTCTTGTTGCATGGCATGATACGTTTGATGAcatgacggtggtaggcctgatcaatgatgagacagcctgtagggataGTCAATATCAGCTCCCTCAACAGCTAGACACGAGCTgatcgtagactacaggaaatggagggccaTGCACACCCCCATTCatatcgactgggctgtagtgtaACAGGtcgagagctttaagttcctctGTCCACATCATTAAGGATCTATCACCGACCACATACCAAGACAGTTGAAAatagggcatgacaaagcctctTCCCGCTCAGGTGGCTGAAAGGAATtgacatgggccctcagatcctcaaagttatacagctgcactattgagagcatcttgactggctgcatcagtgcttggtatggcaactgcttgtcATCCTACtacaaggcgctacagagtgtagtgcgtacagcccagtacatcactgccgCCAAActcatccaagacctctataccaggctgtgtcagagcaaggccctaaaaatggtcactCCAGCCACTCAAGTAAAGACTTATCTGTTATCGAATGGCAAGCGGtgccgatgcaccaagtctggaacgaacaggaccctgaacagcttatAACCTtaaaccataagactgctaaatagtttgtAGTAAAATAGTAATAGTAAACTATTTacctatctgcattgaccctttctGCACTAACCTTTTTGACTCGTCACATGCGCTGTTtgtcctgttgcctagtcacttaattcctagttatatgtacatatctacctcaactgcATCGTACCCTTGCACATCAACTCGGTGCTGGTATCGTGTGTATATGGCCACGTTATTGTTACTAATTGTTTTACCTTTTTATTAAGTTTCACATTTTTTCCCCGtctttctctgcattgttgtgaagggccagtaattaagcatttcactgttagagTAACAGTTGATTTGTGATCGGATGTGTATAAGTGGATGCAATAAGTAACTTTTCTTTATGGCCTGCTAACTAACTTGCTACCTGACAAAGCCAACATCTTGTTTAAATACTTGTGTTGATGTATACTACTTGTCTTGCTATATGTGTATAGTATCTAGATGTGTGTAGGGTTCCTAAACTCTGTTCCCCGTCTACTTTCAGAACGACACAGTGACAGTCAGAACCCGGAAGTTCATGACAAACCGGCTGCTTCAGAGGAAGCAAATGGTAAGCTTAAATGTTTTTCCTACTGTATACCACCAAAACAAAACATCTCTTCATACGGAGTGTTCAGCTGACCTCTATCAGTAGATCAAAAGACCGTCATGATCTGCCCTGATGGTCTATTGATTAAATGATCTGTTAAAAGTTAGGAAGCATCGAGATCACCAGTGTGCTAGTTTTCTAGTGCTGCATGGTCTTAAACTTTTGTCCATTGTCTCCGCTTCCAGGTTGTCGATGTCCTCCATCCGGGCAAAGCCACAGTCCCAAAGACTGAGATCCGGGAGAAGCTGGCCAAAATGTACAAGACCACCCCTGACGTGGTGTTCGTCTTCGGCTTCAGGACACAGTTTGGTGGCGGCAAGACGACGGGCTTCGCCATGGTCTACGACTCTCTCGACTACGCTAAGAAAAACGAGCCCAAGCACAGACTGGCCAGGGTAAGTAGATGCTGGAAAAATGGAAACAAGTGA
This genomic interval from Oncorhynchus keta strain PuntledgeMale-10-30-2019 chromosome 2, Oket_V2, whole genome shotgun sequence contains the following:
- the LOC118399059 gene encoding 40S ribosomal protein S24 isoform X1, coding for MNDTVTVRTRKFMTNRLLQRKQMVVDVLHPGKATVPKTEIREKLAKMYKTTPDVVFVFGFRTQFGGGKTTGFAMVYDSLDYAKKNEPKHRLARHGLYEKKKSSRKQRKERKNRMKKVRGTKKASVGAAGKKK
- the LOC118399059 gene encoding 40S ribosomal protein S24 isoform X2 — protein: MNDTVTVRTRKFMTNRLLQRKQMVVDVLHPGKATVPKTEIREKLAKMYKTTPDVVFVFGFRTQFGGGKTTGFAMVYDSLDYAKKNEPKHRLARHGLYEKKKSSRKQRKERKNRMKKVRGTKKASVGAAGKK